The nucleotide window AGGATGTCGAAGTGTTCCTTCAGCACCTCTTCCAGTTGCGGGGCCGTGATGTTGGACGCCAGCCCGCTGACGAGGCGGTGCGTCGGGAGGATCAAAAGACCCGGATCGCTCATCCCGACCAGCATCATCAGACAGAAGTTCGGAGCGGCCTCATCGTCCGGAACGTCCCCCGCCTCGCGACGCTCTTCGAGGTACTTCACGCCGGTCTCGTACCGGTGGTGCCCGTCGGCAATGTAGACCGGCTTCGGCCCCATTAGCCCGATCACCTTGCTCACCGCCGCCGAATCGGTGACTACCCAGAGCCGGTTCGTGACGCCCAAGTGATCCTTTGCGACGAGCGGCGGCGCCGAGCGGATCAGCGGCTCGAGTGCCCGGAACACTTCGTCGTTGCCGTCCGGGTACAACCCGAACACCGGCGACAGGTTGAAGCCGGTGGCACGGTACAGTTTCAGCCGGTCCTCCTTCGGGCCGGACATGGTCTGTTCGTGCGGATAGATTTTGCCCTGCCCGAACGGCTCGAGCCGAACGCGGGCCAAGAACCCGCGCCGGGTGAACGTCTTCCCTTCGACCGTGTACTCCTGCTCGTAGACGTAAAGCCCGCGTGCGGTGTCCTGGCGCACCACGTTCGCCAGAACCCATTCGCGGAGCGTATTGGCGGCACGCGTGTATTTGTTGTTGGTCTCGTCGTCGCCCGCTTCGTCGCGGGTCAGTTCGAGACGGATCGCGTTATACGGGCTGCTATCGTAAAGTTGTTTCTGGAGGGCCGCATCAACCACGTCGTACGGCGGCGCAACCACTTCCGAGAGGGAGCCCACCGAGCCGAGGTCGTACCTGAAGCCGCGAAACCCCCTAATGTCCGCCATCGAACGACGCCTCCGCACAAAATAGGTGAGAACGATCACCGTTGTTGTACAGAAACAGAGTCGTGCAGACCTGCGTTCAGACCGCCGGGCGCGCCGCGAGTAATTCGCTCCACAAACCCGCTGACACATCGCACGGCCCGGAACGGGTCACAAGTTCCAGGCAGTCAACAGGTAAGCGATGGAACGCCAGCGAAAGCGCGACCGCTGAGACCGCCGGCGAGCGGCTCATTCCGGCACCGCAGAAGACGAGTGTTGGGATGTGGGCTCGAAGAAGTCCCGCAACGGTTTCGACCGCAGTGCGGAGCAGCCACGAAGGGTTGCCCGCGCCGTCAACGAGCGGGAACCGACAATAGACCAACTCACGAGTTGGTGCTGAGGGTGGTTCATTGAGCGCGAGATCGACCACCGCCTCAACACCTGCTGAAAGGACGGCACGAAGGTCTCGCCCGTCCGCAACGTTACCGACCCACAGCGAGAAGCCGGAAACCTGTCGCATACTCACCTCGCATCGCCAGCGACTTCCGTTATGTGAAAGGTGAGCCGCCGGTTGCAGAGCGTGATCTGGTCACCGGACTGAAGTTTGGTGGGTTGGGGGATACGTCGACCGTTCAGGATAGTGCCGTTCTTTGACGCGACATCGTGCAGTTCGCACCGCAAATCGGAATGAACCACGATCGCGCAATGGCGCCGCGACACGCACTCGTCGTTCACAACGACATCGTTGTCGGGGAGCCGGCCGATGCTGTTCATCCCCACGCGAAGTGTGTAAACGTTACTTCCATCTTTGAGGAAAAATGTGAACCGGCCGAGGACAAGCGGAGTTGGTGGAGTCCCGTCAAACGCGGCTGCTGACGAAGCAACCAAGCCCTTGTCCCCGGACGGCCGAACGTCCCCGGCCAGCGTGTGAGCGCCACACGCCGCTTGAAGGCGATCGCGAGCAGAACGGAACGTGTCCCGCCTGAGTTGCCCTTCGAGGTGCAAACTTTGAAGCCGGGGGTCGGACATGCCTGCGCTCGCTCACAGGGCTGACCCAGTCGAATCGGGAGCGGGATCGGAGCCGCTCACCACCATAGCATTCGCCGCCCTCGGCACCACGTCAACGGCGGCCGGTGGAAATGCGAAAAGAGTTTGTAGCCACAAGTATCGACGGCGCCTATCCATTTTTTGCCCGCCGAGCAAAAAACTCAATTCCGCCAATGAGCAACCGTCTCACAAATAGTTGCGGGACAAAACGAGCGCACGTTCTCAGCTTTCGGCCGACGTGACGCGTTACTTTTTCCTGCCCTCGGCGTGAGTGGGGCAACATTGCCCCACTCACGCCGGGTTCGTCTCACGACCTGACTACCAAAACGCTCGCGCGGTGAAAACGGCCGAGCGGCTCAAGGAAACAACTAACGCTCTTCACATTAAATGTTCGCGGACGAGATTTCCAAAATCTTGAACTTGATCGTACCGCTCGGCACTTGAATCTCAACGGTGTCGCCCTTCTTGCGGCCGATCAGCCCCTGCCCGATCGGGCTGCCGGTGAGAATGCGCCCTTTGTCCGGGTTCTCCTGGCCGGGGCTGACGAGTTCGAACGTCTCTTCTTCGTCGACATCCACGTCGAGCACGCGCACCTTGCTCCCGAACGCAACCGTATCTTTCGGAAGGTTGCTCGTGTCAACGATCACCGCGCGCGACAACCGGTCCGACAAGGCGTCAATGCGGGCTTGAAGTATCCCTTGGTCCTCGCGGGCCGCGTGGTACTCCGCGTTCTCGCTCAGGTCGCCCAGATCGCGCGCCGCGGCCACCCGCTTGGTGATCTCAATCATCTCCGCCCCGCGGAGCCGGTCCAGTTCGACCTTGAGTTTATCGTAGCCTTCCCGCGTCATGGGGATGCGGTCGTCGGTCATGGCCGAGCGCTCCTGATCTGTCGGTCCGGCACAAGGTTCCGTGCGGACGGTAACTAAAGATATTCCCGCCCCGGCCGGCGGTTGTAAAGGGTCCAAATGTGAAGAGAAGCCCAAAGTGCGGGCTTCTGGGTCCAGAGCTATCACTAACTCCGGATAGAGAACCGGAAACTACTACCGGTTCGGTGCCGGAAACGGTCCGGCGGTCGCCAACCTTATGCGATGGCGACCGCCGTGTGAACTCAACGTGAACACATTATACGTCGTCGGGCACGGCGCGCACAATAATCCGGCGAAAAGGGCGCCCCTCGACGAACCACCCCCAGGCCGTCCACTCCCCCACCCGCGCGCGGTGAGGGAGTTCGAGTTCCGTAACCCGTTCGACGCACTCGCGCTCGGCGTCGCTGAGCTGTCTTGCCACCTGCATCTGGTTCCCGCGCCGGGTCGCCACCACCCCGTCGTCCACGATGGCGATCACGCACGGGCTGTCGAGGTCGAGCAGCCGCAGCGCGACCATCTCCATACTCGCGGTACTGAACACGCGGTGGAGCGCGGGAACGTCGTACTTGCAATCGCGCAGGGCCGCGCGAAGCAGCCGCGTCGGGATGAGAACTCGCGGCACAACCAGCCCGCGAACGTGAGTAATGAACGGCTTCCCTTCGGCACCGAGGGGTACACCGAGCTTGTGCATGATGTCGGGAATGAGCAGGTTCGCGATGCCGCCGGCCGCGCCGCGTTGCTGGGCCTCCTCGCTCATGTCGGTGGTCAGCGTGATCCCGTTGCCCGCCGGGCGGGACCGCGGACGCCGCCGGCCGGAGCCGTCGTCCTCCGCCGGTTCGACGAACTCAACGGGAATGCCGAGGTGGTACTCGGCAATGTGGAGCGCGTCGACCGGGCCGGTGGTAACGCCCGCGCGTTCGATCAGCCCGGCGACGAGCCGGTCAACGACCTCGACCAGTTCTTCGTGTGAAAAATCCATAGGGGAAATGTAAACGCAGCCGGCGCGGAACGGAAAGTCAGAATTACTGGAACGCGAGGCCCTTTAAGAGCCCTGTACTTCCCGCACGTTCTTGGGCCAAGAACGTGCGATTTTCCGAGACTTCTCGCTGAACGCGACAACTTCATGATGCCGGCTTTCTGGTCTCCACACCCTTCGACTGTGTATCCGGCGTGACCGCGGTTTGTTTTTGGGTCAAGCGTTGTTGGTGCCAGCGATCCAGGGCCAGGACGATGAACCGGACGATGGTCCTTCGCCGACGCCATTTGTACCGCACCTTTTCCAAGTATCGGAGGCGCCGATTGGTGCGCTCCACGTGGTTATTGGTCCGAACCCGTCGAGCGTGGGGGCTGTGCAGGAACGCCATCATCTTGTCGAACTTCTCGGCGCTCAGCAGTTCCAACGCCGAGGACAGGTCGGGATCGGATTGGTACTGTGCGTCTCGGACCAGAGCCGCCCGACGGCACCGCGCTTGATGAGGGCTTTGCTCGGGGTCGAACAGCCGATAGATCCGAAGCGCGAACGCGCGGAGCGCCCGCAGCGCGGGCAGGTAACCGAACATCTGGCTGAGCCAGCGGCGTTGTCGCCCATCCAGATGTTCGGGTCGGGTCACGATCAGGTGCCGATGCTTCCACACGAAGTGCCCTTGCTCCGTCTTGGTCTTCCCGCGGCGTGCCCGGGCCTGTTTCTGGGCCTTGCTCGGCCGGCCCCGACGTCGCTTCCGTCCCCCTTTTCGGGCGAGCGCGCGTCGGAGCCGTCGCAGGGCATCGAAGACATGGGTATTGATGTCCTTGAGGACATGGAACACGCACAGCTGGTGACGGGCGTGGGGCCACAGGTCCGCCAACACGGTGGGGTACAGGTTCGAGCCATCGGTGACGACCACTTGGGGCAAGAACCCGTGGTTCCGCAGGTTGTTCAGGAACCCACGCATATGGGCCTGATCGTTGGCCGAGACCACGGCGAAGGCCACCGGGAAATCGCCGATCGGGTCGGTGGCCAACAGGAGCGTGCGGTGGCCCAAGTGCAGCTCGTCGATGCACAGGGTGCCCGAGAAGTTGTCAAGCGTCCACTGGCGGTACCCGGGCATGTCGGTCTGGCGCACCTTCCAGTCCAGGCAGTCCGAGAGGAACCCGTCGGACAGATCCAGGAGGAAGTCCCGACGCAACGCCTGTTGGAGCCGATGGGCGCTCATGCCGTCCTCGAGGAGTCGGTCGATGACGGCCTCGCGAACGCGGTTGGTGTACTCGGCTCGAGGTTCGATCCCTTCGATCTGAGAGCGGAAGGTCTTGCAACAGGCACAGGTGGCGCGGTATTCTCCAACGGTCAACTCGAGGAACACGATTTCCCCGTAGGCGATGTCCCGAACGCGGCGGGTGTGGGTACCTTTCCGCCGTCCCCGTTCTCCGCACCGGGGGCACGGGAAGGTCTCCGGGGCACAACTCTTCGACACAACGCGCACATGAGCGCGGTCCATGCCGGTGTCCTTGATGGGTTGGTGTGGTAACCCCCAAAAAGGCACCGGCTGGACTCTTTCACAAGATCAATCACCGCAACGCAGTACCCGCTGTCGCGTCCAGCGAGAAGTGTCGATTTTCCCGTGCTTTTTGCACCACTGCCGGTGGTGGGAACGCTCACAAGAACTATCTAAACTTACATTATTATTAAATATAACATTAACTTTTAAGTTTCAACATTGATCACATACTGACCAACGGAAGATACAGCGCAACTCAAACGCGCACGCGCTGTGAAACACGGAACAGGTCTGGGCGCGCCCAGGTTCGGCTTTATTTCCACTTGTTCTGGCGCTCGAGTTCCTTGATGAAGTCAAGGGCCTCGTCCACGGTACCCACCCGTGCGCCGGGCACCCGGCCCCGGGTGTCGAGGTCCCGGAGCAGCATCAGGTCCTCGAAGTCCTCGGACTCCTCCAGACGTTTACGCTGCCGGTGCCCCAAAGTGCCGGCCTTATATTCGAGGGCCAGCATGTGGTTCTCGATCAGGAACGCGGTGCGCGGCGTGATGAGCCCGTCAAGAGCCTGAAGCCCTGCGGCGACGTGGTCACGCGGGTCGATGCCCTTCCCTACATCGTGCAGTAGCGCCGCGAGCAGGAACTCCTCGTCCCAGGCTCGCTCGCCGCGCGCCAGTTCAAACACCTGGAGCAGGTGAAACAGCACATCACCCTCGGGGTGGTGCTTCGCACTCTGTTTCACGCTTTCCAAAGGCAGCAACAGCAGCCGGAACATCTGGTACGGGTCGACGGCCTCCTGCTGGTCGGCGAGGGCCTCCTCAATGACGACTTCCGGGTGTTCATGCGCGATCAACTCTTCCAACTCGCGGGTGCTGGCCCGCTCGATCGCCTTGCCGGTGATGCTCGACTTGAAAACGTAGTGGGCCCGGTCCTCCTCGTACACCGTCAGTTCGAAGTTGAACGCGTCGAACACATGGACGTGCGTAAACACTCGACTCTCGCCGTGCTTCGTCACCTGCTTGCGTTCGACCTCGTATGGGAGGCCCTCTTCTTCCAACGCCGCTGTGATCGGTTCGATGTGGTCGCTGAAGAGGTGCAGGTCGATATCGGACCCCTTGCGGGTGTGGCCGGTCATCACGCTACCGATCAGCCGGGGCCGGAAGCGCGTTAGCAGGCGCATCAGGCGCAGAGCGTGCAACCGCATCTCGCACAGATTCGCGGTCCGGGCCTCGCCCTCGTGAACCCGAGCGAACGCCTGCACCTGGTCACGGACCTCCGCGTTACTCGGGAGATCGCTCGGTTTGACAGTGCCGCGGCAGAGCCGCTTCGCGGCCTTGCGTTTTGCGGTAAAGTACTCGGACTCGACGCGTTCGTACATGAGCCTTGCGGCTTCGAACGCGATCGCCTGACGCAACTTGGCGTCTGACATGGAGTGAAGCGACGGTGTTTTTTAACGAGCCTGTCCGGTGCCGTCGCGAGGCTCGTTAGAAATTGTAGTCGAAAATCGTGCGGTCGGAACCCGGAAAGTGAGTAGAAGGGCTGCAACGCGATGTCGCTCACCCCTTCAGGGATCGGCATTACGGTATTTAGGCGGAAGACAGGGACCGCCAATAGTTAAGCACGCCCGCGAGCGACTGATCGAGTGTGACCTGTGGCGCCCAGCCGGTTGCGGTACGGAGCTTGGCTGCGTCCGCGCGGGCCACAGCGGTATCGGCTTTGCGCCCGGGCTCGATCTTCTGATTCACCTGGATCGGCACCCGCGACATCGCCACCAACCTGTCCAGAAGGCTCTGGATCAGAAACGACTCGCCCCGCGCGGCGTTGTACGCCTCACCGCACTGCCCTTTTTCCAGAAGCAGCGGGAAGGCGGCCACGATGTCGCGCACGTCGGCCACGTCGCGGCGTGCCGAGAGGTCACCGACGTTGACTTCCGGGGCCTGCTTCCCGACCTCGGCGGCGGCAATTTGGCGAGCGAAGTTGGGCACCGCGAAGTCGGCACTCTGGCGCGGCCCGATCTGGTTGAACAGCCGCACCCGCACAATATCGAGCCCGGCGCTGCGGGTGTACTGGTAGCTGATGAGGTCAGCGGCCGCCTTGCTTGAGGCGTACGGGCTGGCCGGTTTGAGGGTGGTCGATTCGTCGCACACGCCGTCCGGCTCGTCGGGCTCACCGTAGATCAGGCCGGTGGACACGAACAGGATGCGCGGCTTCAGGCCGGAACCGGCCACGGCGTCGTACAGGCAACGGGTGGCCGTGAGGTTCTCGCGCCACGCCCGCTCGGGGTCGCGGAACGAACCGCCGGTGTTGGCGTACCCGGCGAGGTGGCACACCCAGTCCGGGCGGCACTCGCGCACGACGCGTTCCGTCCCCGCACCGTCGCACAAATCGACCGCGTACAGCCGCGCGTGCGGCGAGAGGTGCGACAGGCCTTCGGGCCACTCCGCGCGACGGCTCACCCCGAACAGTTCGTGCCCGCCTAACGACATCAGGTGCTCCACCAGATGCCCGCCGACGAACCCGGTAATGCCGGTGATGAGAATTCGCATAGACTCGGTGTGAGTGGGTGTGCGGGTGTGGCGGGGGCAGGGAACGGGCCGGTGCTTCTTCCCCACCCCACACGCGCACTCGCACGGGTCAGATACCGCGGGCTTTAAAATCCGGGAGCGGCTTCCCCTGCAGCCGGGCGAGGTCGGCCTTGACCATCCGCTCGACCAGTTGCTCGAACGTCACCTCGGGCTTCCAGCCCAGCTTTTTCTCCGCCTTCTCGGGGTCGCCGATGAGCAGATCCACCTCGGCCGGGCGCACCAGCGACTGATCGATGGTGACGTACTTCCTCCAGTCCAGCCCGGCCGCTTCGAACGCGACCTCAACCAGACGCTGCACGGTGTGCGTCTTGTTCGTCGCAATGACGAAGTCGTCCGGCTGGTCCTGCTGGAGCATCAGCCACATGGCGCGAACGTAGTCCCCGGCGAAACCCCAGTCGCGCTTGGCGTCCAGGTTGCCCAGGCGGAGTTCGGTCGCCAGCCCGAGCTTGATCCGGGCCACCCCGTCGGTCACTTTACGGGTCACGAACTCTTTGCCACGGCGTTCGCTCTCGTGGTTAAAGAGGATACCGGAGCAGCAGTACATGTTGTACGATTCGCGATAATTGATCGTGATCCAGTGGCCGTACAACTTGGCCACGCCGTAGGGGCTGCGAGGGTAGAACGGCGTCGTTTCGGTCTGCGGGACGGCTTGCACCTTCCCGAACATCTCGCTGCTGGACGCCTGGTAGAACCGGATCGTGTCCCGGCCCACCAGTTTGATTGCTTCCAACATCCGGGTTACGCCGGTGGCAGTGTACTCGCCCGTAAGTACCGGTTGTTTCCAACTCGTTGGCACGAAGCTCATAGCCGCGAGGTTATAGACCTCGTGCGGGTTTGCCACCTTAAGAACGTCGATGAGCGACAGTTGATCAAGCAGGTCGGCCTGGTGGAGGTGAACTTTGCCTGCGAGGTGCTCGATGCGCTCAAACGGCTCGGTACTGGACCGCCGCACCACGCCGTGAACTTCGTAGCCTTTCTCGAGCAATAGCTCTGCGAGGTAGCTGCCGTCCTGACCGGTGATGCCGGTGATGAGTGCCCGCTTCATGCGTCCGCCTGTGTACGAATTCAGGCCCCGCGCACCGCGCCTTGGCCGGCAGCAGGCGGAGCCAACGGTGTTTTTGTATAGCGGCTCGTCGGTTACTCACAAGTGGGAAATGGTAATGGCCCGTCGCCACAGCCTGACGACCGCTATCGACTCGAACCCCACGGACCAGCCGTAAGGGCAAGACGGATATGCACGTTACGATGTCTGAACCCAACCAAAAAGCGATGCAGGCGGGTACAATTTGCACCCGTCTCGCTCCACATTCAAACCGAAGCTGCAATCACTTCTTCTGCTCCGCGAGCAAGAAAAGGTAGGTCGCCAGGTTGCGGTGCAGGTTGAAGTACGTCTCCTCACTCCCGGCAGGCGCCGCCGCGAACTGCAACTGGTGACGGGTCATGTGCTTCGCAAAGTTAGCGACCGTCGTACCCTCACTGGCCCATTTCGTGTCCACTAAACCGTTATCTGCCCCGACCTTCATTGCCTTCGCGGCACCCGCAAGTTGGTTCATAAACCGCCGAGCGGCGGTCGAGTCCGCGAACGGAATGTCTCGGATCACCGGGGCCAGCGCAGCTTCCATCTTTGCGAGCGTCGCTTCGAATTGCGTCCGTTTAGTTGCCTCCGGGGACTTACCAGCCTGGATCGCAGTTGCCAGCGGCGCGAAGTCGCGGGCGAGGGCTAGTCTAAG belongs to Gemmata obscuriglobus and includes:
- a CDS encoding DUF1015 domain-containing protein codes for the protein MADIRGFRGFRYDLGSVGSLSEVVAPPYDVVDAALQKQLYDSSPYNAIRLELTRDEAGDDETNNKYTRAANTLREWVLANVVRQDTARGLYVYEQEYTVEGKTFTRRGFLARVRLEPFGQGKIYPHEQTMSGPKEDRLKLYRATGFNLSPVFGLYPDGNDEVFRALEPLIRSAPPLVAKDHLGVTNRLWVVTDSAAVSKVIGLMGPKPVYIADGHHRYETGVKYLEERREAGDVPDDEAAPNFCLMMLVGMSDPGLLILPTHRLVSGLASNITAPQLEEVLKEHFDILERTGTNEQAAWEHVQMDGAQATLAFGTVADGQWIVAKFRTPELMASLAPNQSEDWRGLGVSILHKVVLDRLVREKVGGTPICKYVHLLSEVTDATAKKQCQLACLVPPATMEHVERIAGNGEKMPPKSTYFYPKLLTGLVYNSLKKD
- a CDS encoding FHA domain-containing protein; this translates as MSDPRLQSLHLEGQLRRDTFRSARDRLQAACGAHTLAGDVRPSGDKGLVASSAAAFDGTPPTPLVLGRFTFFLKDGSNVYTLRVGMNSIGRLPDNDVVVNDECVSRRHCAIVVHSDLRCELHDVASKNGTILNGRRIPQPTKLQSGDQITLCNRRLTFHITEVAGDAR
- the greA gene encoding transcription elongation factor GreA translates to MTDDRIPMTREGYDKLKVELDRLRGAEMIEITKRVAAARDLGDLSENAEYHAAREDQGILQARIDALSDRLSRAVIVDTSNLPKDTVAFGSKVRVLDVDVDEEETFELVSPGQENPDKGRILTGSPIGQGLIGRKKGDTVEIQVPSGTIKFKILEISSANI
- a CDS encoding transposase — encoded protein: MFLELTVGEYRATCACCKTFRSQIEGIEPRAEYTNRVREAVIDRLLEDGMSAHRLQQALRRDFLLDLSDGFLSDCLDWKVRQTDMPGYRQWTLDNFSGTLCIDELHLGHRTLLLATDPIGDFPVAFAVVSANDQAHMRGFLNNLRNHGFLPQVVVTDGSNLYPTVLADLWPHARHQLCVFHVLKDINTHVFDALRRLRRALARKGGRKRRRGRPSKAQKQARARRGKTKTEQGHFVWKHRHLIVTRPEHLDGRQRRWLSQMFGYLPALRALRAFALRIYRLFDPEQSPHQARCRRAALVRDAQYQSDPDLSSALELLSAEKFDKMMAFLHSPHARRVRTNNHVERTNRRLRYLEKVRYKWRRRRTIVRFIVLALDRWHQQRLTQKQTAVTPDTQSKGVETRKPAS
- a CDS encoding GDP-mannose 4,6-dehydratase; translated protein: MRILITGITGFVGGHLVEHLMSLGGHELFGVSRRAEWPEGLSHLSPHARLYAVDLCDGAGTERVVRECRPDWVCHLAGYANTGGSFRDPERAWRENLTATRCLYDAVAGSGLKPRILFVSTGLIYGEPDEPDGVCDESTTLKPASPYASSKAAADLISYQYTRSAGLDIVRVRLFNQIGPRQSADFAVPNFARQIAAAEVGKQAPEVNVGDLSARRDVADVRDIVAAFPLLLEKGQCGEAYNAARGESFLIQSLLDRLVAMSRVPIQVNQKIEPGRKADTAVARADAAKLRTATGWAPQVTLDQSLAGVLNYWRSLSSA
- the gmd gene encoding GDP-mannose 4,6-dehydratase, giving the protein MKRALITGITGQDGSYLAELLLEKGYEVHGVVRRSSTEPFERIEHLAGKVHLHQADLLDQLSLIDVLKVANPHEVYNLAAMSFVPTSWKQPVLTGEYTATGVTRMLEAIKLVGRDTIRFYQASSSEMFGKVQAVPQTETTPFYPRSPYGVAKLYGHWITINYRESYNMYCCSGILFNHESERRGKEFVTRKVTDGVARIKLGLATELRLGNLDAKRDWGFAGDYVRAMWLMLQQDQPDDFVIATNKTHTVQRLVEVAFEAAGLDWRKYVTIDQSLVRPAEVDLLIGDPEKAEKKLGWKPEVTFEQLVERMVKADLARLQGKPLPDFKARGI